AATCGAAAAACGCCATTCTCATAGAATCCCTGGCGTCCGAAGAAAACGCCAAACCATTCTGCAAACATTATCTTATTAGCACTTTATCACTAAACCCAGCTATTTAATGTTTACTCACGCAGTGAATTGGCGTAGCTCGGAATAACATAAACACCAGATAGCTTCTCTGATTCAATCATTTTGCTGCAAATACATAgaccaaattattattgtttgccaCTGAtcgtgttgtttttgttgttatacgTACTATTCCGCAAGGATTTTATACTCCTGCTGTATTGTAGCCAGCAATATCTTctcatcttttttttgggcatcCACGTCGAGCGTCATATTTGTTAGTAAATAcgtctatgtatatatattgttaatagatgaattaattgtatttcattttgcagtGTGACCGGAGATCTGAAGTTAAAATACACCACTTTTTAAGTTTAACTGAACCAATTGGTAAAAAAGCCAATTCAAGTAACGGTTACACTGTTCCATACGAAATTCACGTTGCTAAAGCGATAGGTAAATAAACAGAATTTTGGCAAACCAGTAGTCATATCAAGTTATTTTTctctaaaatcaatttaaggAGTTCAATCATGTTGAGATATGTCTAACACACTCGACAAAGACTTATTGTCAAAAATGGACAATGTAAATGTTGCTGGACACGAAAGCACAGAAAATGACGATGCCCAATTAGCGAATAACATTGAGCAAGCGGAACCGACCACTAATCGAGATGCCATAGGAACGGAAAATAAGGTTGTACCTGAATTTTACAACAAAGCACAAAAGTACTGGGCTGAGGTGCCAGCAACGGTTAATGGAATGCTCGGTGGCCTGGGCTACATCAGTGCCATCGATATACAAGGCTCCAAAAATTTTCTGCGAGAAATAAAAGTGCCGGGGAAAAAGTTGGCATTGGATTGTGGAGCTGGCATCGGAAGAGTTTCACGTAATCTCCTCATGCCATTGTTCGCTACTGTTGATCTTGTCGAACAGGACACAGCATTCACCGAGAAGGCACGCGAATTATGCACCTCGGAGGAGGGAGGTCGACAAAATAGTTTGGGAGAAATCTACAATGTGGGTCTACAGGAGTTCTCGCCTTCGCACAAATACGACCTCATCTGGTGCCAGTGGGTCTTGGGTCACCTAACGGATCAAGACTTGGTGGCATTTTTTCGTCGCATGCGTCTGAGCTTGGAGCCTGGtgcatacttttgtatgaAGGAAAATGTCAGCACTTCGAAGACAATAATAAAGGATGATGAAGACTCATCTGTCACGCGTCCTCTTGCGTTATACGAGGAGTCCTTAAAGGAAGCTGGCTTTCGAATTGTGAGAAAGGTGCGACAGCAAAACTTTCCGAAAGGCCTTTTCCCAGTGTACATGATCGCCTGTAGGCCAAGAACATGACTGAAATCTGTCTGGAAGATGAACTAACGAAAGACTTGACAAATGTGAATATCAAAAagaaagcacaaaataaatctttattgcttgagtatgtgtgtatgagtgtattTATATGAAGCTAAATTACAATAATgtgttatttgtatttcagattttttgatttgttatgATAGAGCAAAAAAACagatgaaatatattatagattttGAATAACGTTTTGAAAGGCATTACGAAATCGTTAAGTAGCGTATATTACAATCCAATGTAATTTCGTTTGTCaaccaatttaaatttaagttcaaTCGATACACATGTTATCGAAAATAAGTTCGATAACCGGCAAATAGCAACACTgcagttaaatattaaaacagctgacagctgCGTTATTCGCGTGTTGCAGCTTGCAGAGCGGTCAGATAACGATTAAGTTTCCCCCAATCATGTCGAAGCGCGTACAACCGGCGTGGCAAGCCCCAAAGCCTTCCACACGTCCGCAACTGCGATTGTACAACAGTCTAACGCGACAGAAGGAAGAGTTTGTACCCCTGGAGGGCAACAATGTGACTTGGTATAGCTGCGGCCCCACGGTCTACGATGCTTCGCACATGGGACACGCAAggtaaagaaaaagaaaaacaaagccaCATCAGCAGACTATCTAATCTCGCCTCTCTTACTACACAGATCTTACATTTCGTTTGACATTCTGCGACGCATATTGAGCGACTACTTCGGCTACAACGTGCACTATGTGATGAACATCACGGATATCGATGACAAGATCATTAAACGCGCCCGTCAATATCATTTGTTTGAGAAATATGCGACAGCTTCTGCGGAATTGCCGTTAGAGCAATTACTGAGTGAACAGAAGGAAGTGCTGACGCAATTGCAAGTGAAATGTGACAAGAACACCGATGCCGATAAGAAGGTAATGCTGGCGAAAATGTTGCAACGCATGACCGACGCCATGGAGGCGCTGACTAAGGCTGTAACGGGCGGAGACAAAGAGCAAATCGCCAAGACAAGAGATCATTATTTGGGTGAGGCAAAGGATCCAATTGCCGAATGGCTGGATGCCAAACAAGGTGCCCAAGTCAATGACAATACAGTGTTTGAGGCGCTGCCGCGTTATTGGGAAGATCAGTTTCACAACGATATGAAATCGCTTAATGTGAGTCACAACTGATGACGTCATTGAAAGTCAGGTTTTGTCTTAAGTTAATAACTGTTATTTTAGATACTGCCACCAGATGTGCTGACACGAGTTTCAGAGTATGTGCCACAGATTGTAGCCTTCATACAGCGCATCATTGACAATGGCCTGGCCTATGATGCCAACGGTTCGGTTTATTTCGATGTCAATGGCTTCGACAAGCGTGATAAGCATCACTATGCGAAGCTGGTACCGGAGGCCTATGGTGACACAGCATCGCTGCAGGAGGGCGAAGGTGATTTATCCGTGACCGAGGATAGGCTGTCCGAGAAGCGTTCGCCCAATGATTTTGCTCTGTGGAAAGCTAGCAAGGCTGGCGAGCCATGGTGGGACAGTCCCTGGGGACGCGGTCGTCCCGGCTGGCACATCGAATGCTCTGCCATGGCATCGGATATATTTGGAGCCACATTTGACATACACACTGGTGGCGTAGACTTGAAATTTCCACACCATGACAACGAGTTGGCTCAATCGGAAGCGGCATTCGATGAAGCCGAATGGGTTAAGTATTTCCTGCACACGGGTCATCTAACAATAGCCGGCTGCAAGATGTCCAAGTCACTAAAGAACTTTATCACGATACAAGAGGCCTTGAAGAAACATTCATCAACGCAGCTGCGACTCGCATTCCTTTTGCACTCATGGAAGGACACGTTGGACTATTCGGAGAACACCATGGAAATGGCCACGCAGTACGAGAAGTTCCTTAATGTAAGTATAAAAAAATGGATTGGCTGAGATAAGCAAGGTATACGCAGCATTATTATAGCTTCTCCAAGCAGTCTGGCTGGTTGGTAACATGTATAACATTAGTTTTGAACTTGAAAACTAGAGCATTATTAATGCACGTAtgatattaattcaatttaaattgtaggAGTTCTTCCTGAACGTCAAGGACTTGACACGCGTGGTGTTAACGGGCAAAGCTATGGAACAGTTCACCGAGTGGACTCAGCTAGAAGCAACACTGCAGTCAAAGTTTGGCGAGGCGCAGACACAAGTGCATGCGGCGCTTTGTGGtaagttttaattgttatttctCCGCTGCAAAGTTACTCTATCAATGCTCCCTCTCCTACAGATAACATTGATACGCGCAGCGCACTTGACGTCGTGCGTGAGCTGGTATCAAACACCAACATCTATATACGCGACAACAAGGCCAAGCTGAACCACTTGTTGCTTCGCAAGATTGCCACATACATAACGAATTTGCTGCATACTTTCGGTGCCATTAGCGGACCACGTGGCGGCATTGGTTTCCCACTGGGCGGTGGATCAGCAGACTCGAATAATGCCGGCAGCATTGATCAGGAAACACTTGTTTTGCCCTATGTTCAGTCGGTGGCTGAGTTCCGTAACTTGGTGCGCGAACAAGCTAAGGTGCTGAAAGCCTTCGACATTCTGAAATTGTGCGACGAGCTGCGTGACGATGTGCTTCCCAACTTGGGCGTGCGGCTGGAGGACAAGGATGATGGCAAATTCGCTGTTAAATTGGTCGATCGCGAAACGCTTTTGCGTGAACGCGAGGCGAAACAAGCTGCCGAAGCTGAACGGGCTGCCGAAAAGGCGCGCAAGAAGCAAGCGCTGgaggcagctgcagctgctaaGGAGGCGCAACGCCGTGTCAATCCCAAGGAGATGTTCCTCAGTGAAACTGAGAAGTACTCGGCCTTTGGCGAAGATGTGAGTATACAGCGAATATATCCCATTATACGAGTATCTATAGCGACATCTTTATTGCAGGGACTGCCCACACTCGACAAGGAGGGCAAGGAGATTAGCAAGGGACAACTGAAGAAACTTCAGAAactccagcaacagcaggagcaacGTTACAAAGAGTATTTGGCCAGCGTCAACGCAGCCTAGAATTAAGTGCACtcaatcattttatatagcatTTTTTGATATTACGTTTGTACACGCAGAAAAACACACATGATTTTGAATTGAACTCGCTTTCGAGCAACCAGATAAATGCAGTTAAAGTTTATTATACACACTTTTGATAAAATGCCCGTCATCCATCAGCTTAAGTAATAAAGACAAGAATTCGAACAGCATATCCAATTGTTTAGCCTTCTTTTTATGGAAATACTACAagcatattttatgtttttgtttatcaaacTAATTATGTTTGTGACATGCAGGCTTCGTCTAATGAGTATAATAAGCATAATCCATAACTTGGCTAGATCTTTGGTAATATTGCAACTATGCCACTATATGGTATGTGATATCATTATAGGCTGCCAATATCATTGTAACGCTTAAGTTTATCTGGGAAATTGTCCCTAAACAGCACAGGATCCGCTCGAAACTCAACTGTGCGTAATGGCATTCGTCCGTAGATCTTCGAGAAGCGATCAATGCAAGCGGAACGCTCTCGCATGTGATTCAAATCTGCCGAGAGCATCTCTGTATTGGTGCACTCGGGGCACTTGAACTTCTTGCGTGGCGTCACCTTAATTGGTGGATTATTTGTGATGTTCGCAACGAGAAAGTTCATGGCAATATCCTCGCAGTTCATGTGATCATCGACCCAGTGCTTAATGTCGCCGGGCATCGCATACGTGTACATATGGCTCCAGTATTTGTGGTGAAAGGCCGCACCTGTGAGAACCATGGATATTTGATTAGTCCACTCGGATTCATAGTGCCAGCGCATCGTTGCATTATCCCAGACGTGAATGCGACTGGGGAACCCAACAATATGATCCGGAAACTCTCGCCACACTTCATAGCTAGAAATAGAAAAACGAAATGTAAGACAACTTAGTGAAAACTCGTTCTAAGCAATTGCTGTACCCAAAATCGAGTTCATCGCTAGTCAGCATAATAATATCGTCGTCTATGGTTAAGATAGCTTCAGTTTCGATTTCGGGATAGGGATAAAAGCGATTCGAGAGCTTATTCTCTCGAGTTTGTATAATCTTCAATGGCTTAGCGATTGAGGGGAATGTTGATACTGTAAGTAAGCAGATGAGCAATATTAATAGTAATTATAGCAAGGAGAACAAGCTGAGAACTGTTTTCTTACAGTGTGGTGGAGCTTTTCTTTGATTGTTCCAAATAACCAGAATACTCTGCAGAGACGGTACAACGGCCAGCTTCTGTATCAACAGAAAGAGACTCTCGACGCGATCGTATGTCAAAATAACAGCAGTAAATCCTTGCGATTTGGGAGCCAGCGAAGTAAGGAATAGAGGATTGAAGGTGGATCGACTGTTTTTGCTGATGGCATTCCATTTGCGGGAGCTCCGAGCTTGCAGCGGGAAGATCCGACTCTCAAGCACTTCAAGCGTAGTAATCGTAATAGTCTTCAAGTCCTTAAAGTATTTGCCGTAGAGCCATTGCACCTGCTTCTGCATCTCGACAATCTTCACATTGGAAATAGAATCAAGCTTGCGCATTATTGAATGGATCTCCGACTCGCGTATACGGATCACAGCAAGTGACCAATCAATCACATCTTCGAAAGGCAGCACAAAGTTGTCAATGGCCAACACAGGAATGCAGCTTTGCGACATTGCCTCCAGTAGATCCGGCTGACCAGTGCGCAGGCTGCGGCCCACAAAGCAGAACTTTCCTCGAGCTAGTACACGCGGATAGTCCCAACGCTTTGCATGGTGCATTGAACCGCAGCGAGTGATCAACTCATTGTTCTCACAGGCACCAAGAAGCAGCAATTGCTCAGCACTGTTGGAGCTTCGCGAAAGTTCTCGCAGGCTGCGCACATGCTGTGGCAATAGATTCAACTGAGCCACAATCAATAAGTATTTCCGATGAGCTGTGGCATGAGCTGCTTCCGCTTGTTGAAGCAATGGACTCCAGATGGGAATAGAGACATCAAAGCCTGGGCGATATGTCCAGGTGTCGAAGCCACCGCCCAGCACAATGGCATTGTCCACATTAACGTCCAGTATGGTGTTATATGTGGGTGCGTTGCCTGGCAACATGTTGAAGATCAAATGATTCTCGCCACGATCCCAAAAGTTGAGCGAGGCTAATGCCGGTCCAGCGAGATGCTTGTCAAACACATCCTGGTTCAGTAGATCTAAGCTAGGCAGAAAGAGGCAGGCCTCATTGGGATTCGAAGTGTAGTAACGACTGTTGAGCACAGCTTCCAGGATTTGAAAATACTCGCTGGATAGTGTGGTGGCAACTTTGTCGCTCTGCTCGTCCAAGAACTCTTGCAGCGGGTAAATGTACACCTTGAGTGTGTCATGCTCGCACTTGTAGATGTTGAGGCAGTCCCAGAAGGTGCAGTTCACGTTGCGACCGCGATACTCCGAGTCGGAGCGCAGTAGAACCTCTTGTGTGTGGGACAGGCTTAAATCCAGCGCTACCGAATCTCTTTTGGCGTAGAAAAATCTATCACGATGACCAGAAATGTCACAGAAGAGCCAAACGGCACAGATCACGACTATGGTTAGCAGTGTGTAGGTTggaatgtttaaaatattctcCTTAAcatgaaatgtatttatgttgcGAGGCTCAATGCCTAAGAGGCTCTTGCACTTGGTCATCCTTAGTTTactttgtttggcattttgtaTTAGGCTGCTCGATAAATCCATGACTTAAGTGCAGTCAAAACTCGTatacatttgaattattttatcGATTAGCCATTCTTAAGCCCCATCGTCAAGCGCTTTAATTGTTAAAcaacttaaaaactaaaagcatataaaaatttatgcttctcaaacaaatacacaacaaaatgtgACTGCACTTCGAAGTGTGAAAAATACCAATTCATATTATCGATCAGAACGATAACTTATCGATTTCAAATAAATCGCTCATAGTGCGACCACATAACATATACCATTTGCAGTCAGTATATGCCGCTTAAATAttgtggcatattttgaaaattatctTACGGTCACCCTCGTTCAATTCGCCAGTTAAACTTATAGTTTGTTAACAAAGCTAAATCATGTCGGAAATAGTACACCTGGACAATTCGGACAGCAGTTTTATTACTGTAAATGTATCAAACTCCCAcaatgatgttgttgcttttgagATGAAGTTTGCCAAAGATATCACCGTCGCTCAGCTTAAGGTAAAAACGCACCTGCACAATATAGTTATGTACTTGGGTGAACTGCATGACTAACACAACAGATGTTTAAATTTTCACCGCACACAGAGTAAATTGGAAATATTGACGGGAGGATGTGCTGGCACAATGAAAGTCGAATTGTACAAAGGCGACAACCACATGACGTCATTGACCAACAACGATGCCAAACTGGGCTTTTATATCAATTGCAATGGCTTGCGTCTGCATGTCGTCGATACATTCGCTAGTTTCGGCTACAATGAGAATGAAACTGTTGAGAAATTCGAGCTAACACAGGATCAGTATGAACAAAAAACCAATTCTGTGCGTAATTTCTTAAAACAAAATCGCTTGGGGAAGTATAATGAGGAGGAGATGCGCCAAATGGAAGAGAAGCGCCGCGAACAGGCCGAAGAAGTCCAAAAGCGAGCTGAGCTTTGCATCGTGGGTAGCAGATGTCAGGTGACTGTTCCAGGAAACCCAACGCGTCGTGGCACAATCAAGTACAATGGCGAGTTGGAGGGCAAGACTGGCATATTCATTGGCGTGCAGTATGACGAGCCATTGGGCAAGAATAACGGCAGGTAAGTCGAGATTTATTTACCATTctatatcaaaattaaatatttgactaTTTTCAGTGTGGGAGGCAGGGCTTACTTTGTGTGTCCTCCCAATTACGGTGGCTTTGTCTCGCCATTGTCTGTCGAAGTGGGCGATTTTCCAGTCGAGGAGTTCAATCTTGACGACGAGCTCTAAATGGCATTCCCCGACATACTgatttaaaagaaaacttaattttCCGCGTGCACTTGtgcatatcaaattaattaagaaataatcTTTGTGatcatttgaataattatacACATGCAAAGCTCGTGATACAGCAGTATATTGAGAAATAACGATTTTacgtttaatattttagtaaacTGCTTGGCATACACTGCAATAAATACTCTAATACTCTACACTTTATCAAACACAAGcagctttcttgtttttatgataaactatataaaaaaccTCACAGCTGTCCCTAAAGCTAATTTATAATTGATCTAAGTATTCAGTATTTCATTATTCAACAATAAACTGACAGAACGATAAGACTTTTgaatattgtttaaaaatcATCGAAAGGGATGAGGATGATCCTAAAGGGATCCTGGCATTTATTACGAAATTCCGTTTCTCCAAATTCCAAGTtggttttaattaaagaaaattgtaataacctttattatacccgctacccatagggtagaagggtattataactttgtgccgacaggaaatgtatgtaacaggtagaaggaggcatctccgaccctataaagtatatatattcttgatcagcgtccgtctgtccgtctgtgtgtctgtgtgtctgtccgtccgtccgtatgaacacctagatctcagagactataagagatagagctataattttttttcgacagcatttgttatgtttgcacgcagatcaagtttgtttcaaatttttgccacgcccccttccgcccccgcaaatcaaaataactactatatatgtaataataactatagtagttatgattcctgaaaatttggttgcgatcagataaaaattgtggaagttattaaataaatacttttgtatgggcaaaaacgcctacttactaggggtcttagttgctttggctgacaatctggtatattgagccgtctatggtatattttgaatgcggtactttatcgatataccacatataccattcggtatatttttagtatttttgcagtatatttggtatattttgagaataataccgcaaaatatattgcttttattcaaaatggttagcgggtatctcacagtcgagtacactcgactgtagctttcttacttgttttttaactGAAAAAGGTATATAacgtaaataaaacaaaaatataaaagcaatCTTATTCCCGATTACTGATAAATTGGAACAAAAGGGTTCAAGAAATGGCAAGATCATTCTGTCCGTGTTAATACCTTGGATTCATATCATAAGTAATAGaggcaacattttttgtatCTCATTTGTCATTGACGCATAAATTTCAAGTAGATTTTTACCTTAGGCAACGCCCGCTTCCAATTTTGGAAGATGGTTTAAGATCAATCAATACCTCACTTTCGATTTTCGTAGCGCCCTTCACTAAAATCACgacaaaaacaatagaaaaagtaaaatattatttccaaatttcaaaagcaaattaatacAGAAAATGATGCCCTCTTATCATTTTTTTGATTGTGTGAGACAATATTCCAGTTTTTGTCAATGGTTTTCCATATTTTATATCATATTGTCACCACAAAGATGTAATAAGCAAGtaagaataaaagcaaaacggtgctttattaattttaaaatataccgatttaATATACCcaaagaatactaaaaatataccgaagggcatgtttggtatattgatataatagtagtaaagtgcaaaatataccagattgtcaaccaaagcaaataaCATAAGACCCATAATTAGTATGCGT
This is a stretch of genomic DNA from Drosophila albomicans strain 15112-1751.03 chromosome 3, ASM965048v2, whole genome shotgun sequence. It encodes these proteins:
- the LOC117571783 gene encoding alpha N-terminal protein methyltransferase 1, with the translated sequence MSNTLDKDLLSKMDNVNVAGHESTENDDAQLANNIEQAEPTTNRDAIGTENKVVPEFYNKAQKYWAEVPATVNGMLGGLGYISAIDIQGSKNFLREIKVPGKKLALDCGAGIGRVSRNLLMPLFATVDLVEQDTAFTEKARELCTSEEGGRQNSLGEIYNVGLQEFSPSHKYDLIWCQWVLGHLTDQDLVAFFRRMRLSLEPGAYFCMKENVSTSKTIIKDDEDSSVTRPLALYEESLKEAGFRIVRKVRQQNFPKGLFPVYMIACRPRT
- the LOC117571779 gene encoding cysteine--tRNA ligase, cytoplasmic, giving the protein MSKRVQPAWQAPKPSTRPQLRLYNSLTRQKEEFVPLEGNNVTWYSCGPTVYDASHMGHARSYISFDILRRILSDYFGYNVHYVMNITDIDDKIIKRARQYHLFEKYATASAELPLEQLLSEQKEVLTQLQVKCDKNTDADKKVMLAKMLQRMTDAMEALTKAVTGGDKEQIAKTRDHYLGEAKDPIAEWLDAKQGAQVNDNTVFEALPRYWEDQFHNDMKSLNILPPDVLTRVSEYVPQIVAFIQRIIDNGLAYDANGSVYFDVNGFDKRDKHHYAKLVPEAYGDTASLQEGEGDLSVTEDRLSEKRSPNDFALWKASKAGEPWWDSPWGRGRPGWHIECSAMASDIFGATFDIHTGGVDLKFPHHDNELAQSEAAFDEAEWVKYFLHTGHLTIAGCKMSKSLKNFITIQEALKKHSSTQLRLAFLLHSWKDTLDYSENTMEMATQYEKFLNEFFLNVKDLTRVVLTGKAMEQFTEWTQLEATLQSKFGEAQTQVHAALCDNIDTRSALDVVRELVSNTNIYIRDNKAKLNHLLLRKIATYITNLLHTFGAISGPRGGIGFPLGGGSADSNNAGSIDQETLVLPYVQSVAEFRNLVREQAKVLKAFDILKLCDELRDDVLPNLGVRLEDKDDGKFAVKLVDRETLLREREAKQAAEAERAAEKARKKQALEAAAAAKEAQRRVNPKEMFLSETEKYSAFGEDGLPTLDKEGKEISKGQLKKLQKLQQQQEQRYKEYLASVNAA
- the LOC117571781 gene encoding exostosin-2, with the protein product MDLSSSLIQNAKQSKLRMTKCKSLLGIEPRNINTFHVKENILNIPTYTLLTIVVICAVWLFCDISGHRDRFFYAKRDSVALDLSLSHTQEVLLRSDSEYRGRNVNCTFWDCLNIYKCEHDTLKVYIYPLQEFLDEQSDKVATTLSSEYFQILEAVLNSRYYTSNPNEACLFLPSLDLLNQDVFDKHLAGPALASLNFWDRGENHLIFNMLPGNAPTYNTILDVNVDNAIVLGGGFDTWTYRPGFDVSIPIWSPLLQQAEAAHATAHRKYLLIVAQLNLLPQHVRSLRELSRSSNSAEQLLLLGACENNELITRCGSMHHAKRWDYPRVLARGKFCFVGRSLRTGQPDLLEAMSQSCIPVLAIDNFVLPFEDVIDWSLAVIRIRESEIHSIMRKLDSISNVKIVEMQKQVQWLYGKYFKDLKTITITTLEVLESRIFPLQARSSRKWNAISKNSRSTFNPLFLTSLAPKSQGFTAVILTYDRVESLFLLIQKLAVVPSLQSILVIWNNQRKAPPHLSTFPSIAKPLKIIQTRENKLSNRFYPYPEIETEAILTIDDDIIMLTSDELDFGYEVWREFPDHIVGFPSRIHVWDNATMRWHYESEWTNQISMVLTGAAFHHKYWSHMYTYAMPGDIKHWVDDHMNCEDIAMNFLVANITNNPPIKVTPRKKFKCPECTNTEMLSADLNHMRERSACIDRFSKIYGRMPLRTVEFRADPVLFRDNFPDKLKRYNDIGSL
- the LOC117571784 gene encoding tubulin-folding cofactor B, whose amino-acid sequence is MSEIVHLDNSDSSFITVNVSNSHNDVVAFEMKFAKDITVAQLKSKLEILTGGCAGTMKVELYKGDNHMTSLTNNDAKLGFYINCNGLRLHVVDTFASFGYNENETVEKFELTQDQYEQKTNSVRNFLKQNRLGKYNEEEMRQMEEKRREQAEEVQKRAELCIVGSRCQVTVPGNPTRRGTIKYNGELEGKTGIFIGVQYDEPLGKNNGSVGGRAYFVCPPNYGGFVSPLSVEVGDFPVEEFNLDDEL